The Rhodospirillaceae bacterium genomic interval GCCGCATTGAAACCCCTGCACATTGTTCCCGGCCACGGCAACCCTTCAACGCTGGAGCGCGCCAAGGCCGACACTTACGACTATCTGGTCAACCTCAATAAGCGGGTTTTGACAGTCCTTGAGAACGGCGGTGAAATAGCCGATGGAATCGCCATCGATCAGGACGCCTTCAAATACCTCCTGAACTTCGATCAACTGGCCCGGCGCAACGCCCAGGAAGCCTATATGCAACTGGAATTTGACTTCTAGTAAAAAGCCAAAACCAGCCGCCCGGCAAGCGGTGGCCCATTTGTTTTTACACTTTTGTTTATGCTTCCATTTGACACCCGCAAGGTGCGGCGCAATACTCTTTTCCAAGCACCATGAAAGTTAAGTTCTGGGACTATTTTCAGGCGCGCTGGGAACCGGCCACCGGCATTCCTGATCGGGACTTGCTTTAATAAAAACGAAAAAAACGGCCGGATGATTTGTGGAGGATCCTCAATTGAAAAAGCTCTTGATAGGAGCAACCCTTGGTCTTGTCCTTGGCACGGCCAGTGTTGCCCAAGCAAAAACCCTTGTCTTCTGTTCGGAAGGCAGCCCCGGCGGCTTTAACCCAAGCCTGCATTCCGCCGGTACCGATTTCGATGCTTCGGCTCAACCCATCTACAACCGCCTTGTTGAGTTTGAACCCGGAACAACCAAGGTTGTCCCCGGTCTTGCTGAATCCTGGTCGGCGACTCCCGATGGCTTAAGCTACACCTTCAAGCTGCGCAAAGGCGTCAAATGGCATAGCAACAAGAATTTCACACCAACCCGTGATTTCAATGCCGATGATGTTCTGTTTAGCTTCAATCGCCAGTGGAAAGAAGATCACCCTTACAATGGCGTATCAGGCGGCAAATACCTGTATTTTGGCTGGATGGATATGGGCACAGCCCTGGCGTCCATCGATAAAATCGATGATTATACAGTCAAAATCACCCTGAACTCGCCGGATGCACCGTTCGTGTCTAACCTGGCAATGGACTTTGCCTCCATTCTTTCGGCTGAGTACGCCGACAAAATGGCTTCAGGCGACAAGGAACGCGTCGATAACGATCCCATCGGCACCGGTCCTTTCGAGTTCGTTTCCTATAAAAAGGACGCTTTTGTCCGCTTCAAAGCCTTCGATCAATATTGGGAAGGCAAGCCGAAGATCGACAAACTGGTGTTTGCCATCACCGTTGATGCGCAAGTCCGCTATCAAAAATTGAAAGCTGGCGAATGCCACATCATGCCTTATCCAAACCCGGCAGATATCGCATCCATGAAAAAGGACAAAGACATCAACCTGCTCAGCCAGGAAGGCCTGAATGTTGGTTACATTGCCTTTAACGCCGAACGCGCACCGTTTGATGATGTACGTGTCCGTCGCGCTTTAAGCATGGCCATCAACAAACAAGCCATTCTGGATGTTGTTTACAAGGGCGCCGGTTCTGCCGCTAAGAACCCGATCCCGCCGACCATGTGGTCCTATAACGACGCCGTTGTCGATTATCCTTACGACCCCAAAGCCGCCAAGGCGCTTCTTGCCGAAGCCGGCGCGGCGGGTCTGGATACGGATATCTGGGCCATGCCCGTTGCGCGTCCGTATAACCCCAACGCCCGTCGTATTGCCGAACTGGTACAGGCTGACTGGGCCAAGATTGGTGTCACTGCCAAGATCGTCTCCTACGAATGGGGCGAGTATCGTAAGCGTATCCGCGCTGGTGAACACGGCACGGCCATGTTGGGCTGGACCGGTGATAATGGTGATCCGGATAACTTCATGTTCGTTCTGCTTGGTTGCGAAGCCGCCAAATCAAACGCTGCACGCTGGTGCAACACACGATTTGACAAGCTTCTTCGCGACGCCAAGCTGACTTCGGATCAGGCCGAACGTACCAAGTTGTACGAACAGGCCCAGGTTGTCTTCAAGCGCGAAGCACCGTGGTTCACAATTGCCCATTCGGTTCAGTTCCGGCCGGTGCGCAAGGAAGTTGTTGGCTTCAAAATCCATCCACTTGGAAGCCATATCTTCAAATATGTGGACCTGAAGTAGATCTGAACATCTAAAAACAAAGCTGGCGGGAAGTAGATCAAACTGCATAAAGTGAACTCACTTTAATGCAGATCATTTGATCGTTATTTACAAATCGAGCAACTTCTCTGCGTTTTTTAAACGCAGGTTGCTCTTACTTCCCGCCAGTTCTTTTTACGGAACAACGTTTTTTGCTTTCATTCCTTTTTAGACGCCTGATGATCCTGGTGCCGATTTTCTTCGGCGTCACTTTGGTTGCCTTCGGCTTCATCCGTGCACTGCCGGGTGACCCGGTCCTCGCCCTTTCAGGCGAGCGGACAATTTCTGCTGAAAAATATACCGAGATGTTGATCCAATTCGGTCTCGACAAGCCCCTGTGGGAACAATATTTCGACTATATCGGGGGTATTTTGCATGGCGATTTTGGCACCTCAATCCTGACCAACCGTCCGGTTCTCGATGAATTTATGGAACTGTTCCCGGCAACCATGGAACTGGGCCTGTTCGCCATGCTCTTCGCCTTGATCTTCGGTTTACCCGCCGGATTGTTTGCCGCCGTCAAACGCGGATCTATCTTCGATCAGGGTATCATGAGTGTCAGCCTGGTTGGTTATTCCATGCCCATCTTCTGGTGGGGATTACTGCTGATTATCCTGTTCAGCGGTATGCTGGGGCTCACGCCGGTCTCCGGCCGCCTGTCTTTCCTGTATGATGTTGAGCCGGTCACCGGCTTTTTGATCATCGATAGCTTGCTCGGTGACGAAGAAGGCGCTTTCACCTCGGCCCTGCATCACCTTATTTTGCCCAGTATTGTGCTGGGCACCATTCCGCTGGCGATTATCGCCCGCCAGACCCGCTCGGCCATGCTCGAAGTTCTTGGCGAGGATTATGTCAGAACGGCCAGGGCCAAGGGACTATCGCCGCTCAGGGTGGTTGGCCTGCATGCCCTTCGCAATGCCTTGATTACGGTGGTTACCGTCATCGGCCTGCAGGTTGGCGTGTTGTTGGCGGGTGCCCTTCTTACCGAAACCATCTTCAGTTGGCCGGGGATCGGCAAGTGGATCATCTTTTCGGTCTTCAGCCGTGATTATTTCGCCGTGCAGGGCGGCCTGGTGCTGATCGCCATGTGCATCATGACGGTCAATATGATCGTTGATGTTCTATACGGCCTGATCAATCCGCGAATTCGGCATAACCGATGACTGAGAATACCGCCCAGGCCACCGCCAACTCATCGAACGTACCAACCAGCCAACTGGCTGAGTTCTGGTACTATTTTTCTGAAAGCAAGGCGGCAGTAATCGGGTTGCTGTTTATGATCGGTATTATTCTGGTTGCCATCTTTGCAGACCAGATCGCCCCCCACGAGCCCAGTGAACAATATCGGGAATTCTTCGAGGTTCCGCCGTTCTGGGTCGAGGGTGGATCCAGCCGCTTCCTGCTGGGCACCGATTATGCCGGACGCGATATGTTGTCGCGGATCATTCACGGCTCGCGCCTGTCATTGGTGGCCGGTGGCATCGTCGTCATCCTGTGCCTCAGCGCCGGAATTATTATCGGCCTGATTGCCGCCAGTTTCCGGGGCTGGGTCGAAACCGTCATCATGCGCGTTATGGACACCATCCTGGCGGTTCCGGGTTTGTTGATGGCATTGGTTCTTGTCGCCATTTTAGGACCAGGTTTAATCAATGCAATGATTGCCATTTCCATTACCTACATGCCTTATTTTGTCCGCCTGACCAGGGCTTCGGCGATAACTGAAACAAGCCGCGATTATGTTATCGCCAGCCGGGTCGCCGGGGCCGGACAGATTCGGATCATGGTGCTGGCGGTGCTGCCCAACTGCATGGCGCCACTGATTGTACAGGCGACGTTGAGCTTCTCGACCGCCATCCTTGATACTGCTGCCCTTGGCTTCCTTGGCATGGGTGCGCAACCGCCGACGCCTGAATGGGGCACACTTATCGCTGAAAACCGTGACCTGATGTTAAGCGCCCCGTGGACAGTTACCTTCCCGGGCCTCGCCATCCTGCTTGCCGTGCTGGCCATTAACCTGATGGGTGATGGCTTGCGTGACGCCCTTGATCCGAAGTTGAAACGCTCATGAGTTTGCTTGAAATCGAAAATCTGAGTGTTGATTTCCAAACAGCGTCCGGCTTGTTCCGGGCTGTTGACGGCGTCTCCCTGACTGTTGATGGCGGCGAAGTCCTCGCCATTGTCGGTGAGTCAGGATCCGGCAAAAGCGTCGCCATGCTGGCACTGATGGGTCTGCTGCCGTGGACGGCGAACGTCACCGCCGACCGTCTCGCCTTCGATGGTCGCGACCTGAAGACGATCGGTGACGCCGAACGCCGCACTATCATCGGCAAGGACATGGCGATGATTTTTCAGGAGCCGGGAACCTCGCTCAACCCCTGTTTCACCATCGGTTTTCAAATCAAGGAAAGCCTGAAAATCCATGTCGGGGGCGACAACGCCGAACACCACCGCCGGGCCGCCGAACTGCTCGATCAGGTGGGGATCCCCGAACCCGAAAAACGACTGTCGGCCTTTCCCCATCAATTGTCAGGTGGCATGAACCAGCGCGTCATGATTGCCATAGCCATTGCCTGCAATCCGCGCTTGTTAATTGCCGACGAACCGACGACGGCGCTGGATGTGACCATTCAGGCGCAGATACTGGATTTGCTGGTCGAACTTCAATCGAAGCATAACATGGCGTTGATTTTGATCACCCACGACATGGGCGTCGTCGCCGAAACGGCCCACAGGGTTTCGGTCCAGTACGCTGGCCAGCAAGTCGAGCAGCAGGATATCAAAGGCCTGTTCACCAATCCCCGACATCCCTACACCTCTGCCCTTCTCGAAGCCCTGCCCGAACGCAGCAAAGGCGATTATTTGCCATCAATCCCAGGCGTCGTTCCGGGGCAAGGAGATTTTCCTGAAGGCTGCCTGTTCAACCCGCGCTGCACCCACGTCACGGACCTGTGCCGGACAACACCGCCGCCGGTCATTGATGGTGTGCGCTGCCACACGCCACTGTCGGGTGACGTCCAATGAGTGGCCCTATTCTGCAAGCCGAAGGACTAACCCGCCATTACCTGATCGGCCAGGGCATGTTTGGAAAAACCGCCCTGGTAAAGGCCCTCGACGGTGTCGATTTTACCATGGAACAAGGAAAGACATTCGCCGTTGTTGGCGAGTCCGGTTGCGGCAAGTCAACACTTGCCCGCCTGTTGACGATGATTGAGGAGCCAACTGGCGGGCGCTTGCTGATCGACGGCGTCAATGTTCTCGATACAGCCTCTGATAAACGGGCCGAATTGCGCCGTACCGTGCAAATCGTTTTCCAGGACCCCTATTCCTCACTCAACCCGCGCAAGAAGGTTGGCGCCATTTTGGAAGAACCCTTAAAGATCAACACCTCCATGAACGCCGCAGAACGCCGCCAGGCGGCCCAGGCGATGATGGAGAAGGTCGGCTTGAGACCCGAACAATACAGTCGCTATCCGCACATGTTCTCTGGCGGTCAGCGCCAACGGATCGCCGTCGCCCGCGCCCTGATGCTTAACCCCCGTATTGTTATTCTTGATGAACCGGTGTCGGCACTGGATGTGTCAATCCAGGCACAGGTGCTCAATCTGCTCACCGACCTGCAAAACGAGTTCGATCTGGCCTATATGTTCATCTCCCATGACTTAAGCGTCGTGCGCCATGTCGCAGACGAAATCATGGTCATGTATCTGGGCCATCCGGTGGAAAAGGGTAGCCGCGACGATATCTTCAACAACCCACGCCACCCCTATACGCGGGCGCTGTTGTCAGCGACCCCCAAGGCCGACCCGCTTGCCGCCAAGGAACGCATCAAACTGACGGGTGAGTTGCCCTCGCCCATTGATCCGCCAAGTGGTTGCCCGTTCCACCCGCGCTGCCCCCATGTTGGTGATAAATGCGCCGAAAGTGTCCCGGCGATTGAAGACATCGCGCCCGGTCACGAAGCCGCCTGTCATTACTGGCGTGATATTTAGAGCATATCCGGGTTACCGGCCCGGTAGGGAAATCTCGAATAATTTGGGCCCGTTTCCATGAACCTTGTCATGGGCGCGAACCGAGACAACCTTTAATCCCGCAGGAATCCGGACCCCTGACAAGCCGCGTGTAAAGGGTTGTTCGTTGACGTGGGGATGCATCAACACGCGGTCCCCAAGCACTTCCCCTTGCGGATCCAATACTTGCCACCTGTCGGCGTAATGATCCCAGCCATTGTCGGCATGTTTGAGGGTGACGGAAAAACTGTAGCGCCCGTCCTGTTGCCGGTGCGCCTCGACATCGACGATACGGACCTCGTCGGCAAAGCTTTTGCCGGAAATAAGAATGGATAAAGCCAGCGTTATCAAAATCAGGCGCATTTCAGGTTCTCCCCATTTCACTAAATGCAACCTAAACAGTGCGCCCTCTCATGCCTAATCAAAGTCCCGTGAGCAACACTTAACTCAATTTCATGTTTTGTTATTTTTCAACTGCTTAAATATTAATGTTGCCATTTTGTTCTCTTTATATTATAACTCTGATCACGAACAACGAAACAAAGAAACGGAACCAGAACCATGTTCAGTCAAAACAGTGAAAAATCAGCCTTCGATAATGGATTCGCCAAAGAATTCTCAGCCCTGAGCAGCCTCTGCGCCGCCGGGTACTTGTGGCTGTTGTTGATATAAATTTTACTTCAGGCTTCGGGAAGCGACCGCTTGTTGCCCTCTTCGTCAAGGGCGACGTATGTGTAGAGGCCTTCGGTGACTTTGACCTTTTCGGAAGGGTCGCGGGCTTTCAGGGTCCACACTTCCACAGAAATCGTCATCGAGGTTCTGCCGACCCTGATAATATCCGTATAGCAACAGACCACATCACCGACCTTGACCGGGCGGTGGAAGGTCATGGCTTCGATACCGACTGTAGCAACCCGCCCTTTAGCCCGGGCATGGGCGGCAATACCACCGGCAATATCCATTTGGGACATCAGCCAGCCGCCAAAAATATCACCCGCAGGGTTGGTGTCCGCAGGCATCGCCAGGGTCCTGATCGACAAGGTTCCGTGATTATTTTCCGTTTGGTCCGTCGAATCCTTGCTCATCGGGTTCTCCTGCTATACACAATATCTTGTCATCATTTTGTGGATTTATACTCTATCATGGGGTTATAAGATAGAGCTACGACGCTGAATTTTAACTTTCCTGGGACGATTTGAACGCGATTATGGCCGATTTATTTGAAGCAGTGGAGACCAAGGTGGCCAAAACACCACCCCCGGCCCAACCACCGAAAACGGGCACAAGCACAAAAGTGAAGAAGCCCAAAGACGGCGGCGCCTATTCAGCCAAGGATATTGAGGTCCTGGAAGGCCTGGAACCTGTGCGCCTGCGCCCCGGTATGTATATCGGCGGTACGGACGAGCACGCCATGCACCATCTGGTTGCCGAAGTCCTCGACAACTCCATGGACGAGGCGGTGGCCGGGCACGCCAGCCATATCACCATCGATCTGGCGGAAGATTTCACCGTTACCATTGGCGACAACGGCCGCGGCATTCCCGTCGACTCGCACCCTAAATTCAAAGACAAGTCGGCCCTTGAGGTGATTCTGACGACCCTGCATTCCGGCGGCAAGTTTTCCGGCAAATCCTACGAGACCTCCGGTGGCCTGCACGGCGTCGGTCTTTCGGTGGTCAACGCCCTTTCTGACAGGCTGTCCGTCGAAGTCGCCCGCGACAAGACCTTGTGGACACAAAGCTATTCCTGCGGCGTCCCCCAGAGCCCACTGACCAATGCCGGCAAGGTTTCCAACCGGCGTGGGACGACCATTGCCTTCCATCCCGACCCGCATATTTTTGGCCCGCGTCCGCGGTTTCGCCCGGAAACCGTTTTTCGCATGGCCAGATCAAAGGCTTACCTGTTCCGCGGCGTCGAAATTCGCTGGTCGTGTGCCGAAAAACTGTTGAAGGGCGATGACGCCCCACCGTCGTCCGCAACCCTGCATTTCCCCGGTGGATTGGCCGATTATCTGGCCGGAACCCTGGACAACCGTAAAACCCTGACCCCGGCAACCTTTTCAGGCGAAGCCAAGCTCAACGGTAGCGGCGGCAAGGCCGAATGGGCCATTGCCTGGCCAATTGACGAGCATGACTACTTCAATTCCTATTGCAACACGGTGCCGACACCGCTTGGCGGCACCCATGAAAACGGAATGCGCGGCGCTATCACCAAAGGCCTTAAGGCCTATGGCGAGCTTGTCTCCAACCGTCAGGCATCAAAAATCACCGCCGATGATGTGCTGGGCGGGGCCTGTATCATGCTGTCCGTGTTCATCACCGATCCCCAGTTCCAGGGCCAGACCAAGGAAAAACTGTCAACCGTCGAAGCCCAGAAGCTGGTTGAAAATGCCGTTCGTGACCATTTCGACCACTGGCTGACGGGCGACCCGGAAAGCGCTAAGGCACTTCTTGAGCGGGTTATCGAGCGGGCCGACGAACGTTTACGCAAACGCTCGGCCAGGGAAACCAAGCGCGCCAGCGCCACCCGCAAGTTGCGGTTGCCCGGCAAATTGACGGATTGCACATCGAAAACAGCCGCCGGTACCGAACTGTTCCTGGTCGAAGGTGATTCAGCCGGTGGCTCGGCCAAGCAGGGCCGCGATCGCAAAACACAGGCCATCCTGCCCCTGCGCGGCAAGACCCTGAACGTCGCCAGCGCCACTGACGAGAAGATCAACGCCAACCAGGAATTGCGCGACATGACCGAGGCTCTGGGTTGCGGCACCCGTGATAAATACGACGAGGGCGCATTGCGTTACGAGAAGATCATTATCATGACCGACGCCGATGTTGACGGCGCGCACATCGCTTCCCTGCTCATGACATTCTTCTTTAAGGAAATGCCGGAACTAATTGAAGAAGGTCACCTTTTTCTAGCGCTGCCACCGCTTTACAGACTCACCCAAGGCTCGAAAAGCGAGTACGCCCGCGACGATGCCCACAAGGATGAGCTGATGGAAAAAGTCTTCAACGGTCGCGGCAAAGTCGAAGTCAGCCGCTTTAAGGGCTTGGGTGAAATGCCCGCCAAACAACTTAAGGATACAACCATGGACGCCAGCAAACGAACCCTGCTGCGGGTCACCATGCCGCCGGATCATTCCGATGACGACAAGATCGAACGCCGCAAAACCAACCGGCTGGTCGAGGACCTGATGGGCAAAAAACCGGAAAAACGCTTCCAGTTCATCCAGGAAAACGCCCAATTCGCCGAAGATCTTGACGTCTGACCAGACAAGCCTCGCCTGACGGCAGTCATCTTAGCAGCGCGCTTTTTGATTAGGCGCGTTTGCTTTTATGCATCAATACACCCTAAGATTTATCAGTTTAAAAGTTTATACAATCTTGGGAGGTTTTTATGGCTATTATTATGGGGCCAATTCTCAGTTTTCGAGGCGAGGATAAGGTTAAAGGCGAATGGACTGTTTCCGCTCTTTTCGTATCAGATGTAGACCCGGGAATGCTGCATTACGGCAACAACGAAAGCAGGGAAGCAACCCAAAAAACATTCTTGAAGGAACATAAAGGGCGTCAAGTCTGGCGCTTCGACATGCTCATCAAACAATCAAATCAACCGACAAAAGTTCAATACATGCTTGCCGGGTTGCAACAAAAATGGGAATTTTGGGTACCGGCAAAGGGCATCAATCCACATATAGCCTATGCGTCTTGCAACGGATTTTCCGATCCCAAATACATGAAAACCGTCAAATCCCGCAATGCTTTGTGGACTGACATGTCTGAACGGCACAACCTTGCAATTGATTTTCTTGAAAGTGGCGATGGCACCGGCGACCTGCCCTTCAGTTTGCTGCTCATGGGCGGTGATCAGGTCTACGCCGACTCCATCTGGCAGGAAAAGGAATGCAAACCCATCTACGACTGGGTCAATAAACCCCAGAATGACAGGATCAAATTATCATTCACCAAGATCATGCAAGAAAGGGTCGAGGATTTCTATTTCAACCTTTACTGTGATCGATGGAGCCAGGAAGAACCGGCGCAAATGCTGGCCAGCATTCCAACGATGATGATGTGGGATGATCACGACATTTTCGATGGCTGGGGTTCGTACCCGGATGAAGTCAATAATTGTGCCGTTTATCAGGGTATCTTCGCCAGCGCTCGTGATAATTTCCGCACCTTCCAGATGCAATTGGCTGAGGCCGAGCGCCCATCATGGCTGGTTGGTGGCGACAATAACTTTTCTTTCGCTCAAATCGCCGGTGACATGGCTTTTGCCGTTTTCGATATGCGTAGCGAGCGCACTAACGATTGCGTCATGAGCAAAGCCGCGTGGGGAGGATTCCAGGAATGGTTGGATAATCTAGGTGAAGATGATGCCAAGCATTTGTTCATCATGTCCTCAATCCCGGTTGTTCATATGGATTTCTCAAAGTTGGAAAGTATTCTCAACGCCATTCCCGGCCAGCAAGAACTGGAAGACGACCTGCGCGACCACTGGCATAGCCATCCCCATAAAATTGAACGCCTGGATATGATCAGAAACCTGTTATCCTTCTCGCGCGCCAAAAAGACACGTGTCACCTTCCTTTCGGGTGATGTTCACGTCGCCGCTGTCGGGGCCATCAAATCCATGCGCGAAGGCACGAATAGTGTCAAAAATTCCAATGTCATGAACCAGTTGACCTCATCGGCCATTGTCCATCCACCGCCACCGGGCATCGTCGTTTGGGCCATGAATAAACTGATGAATGAAAATGAGGTCGTCGACAGGGATATCACGGCCGAATTGCTGAACTTTCGAGGCGCCGACTGTGGTCTCGTCGGATCCAGAAACTGGCTTAGCATTGAACAATTCAACGCCCACAACCTGATTGCAAAATGGCACCTGGAGGAAACCGGCAAAGGCGCCAAACCACCCCCTTACAGCAAGGTGATCAGCGCCTGCAGCTCGTCATAGGTCCTTGCACAGCCTGAGCGCGTCATAGATGGCGGCGTGGATGTTGCGACTGGCAACC includes:
- a CDS encoding alkaline phosphatase family protein — its product is MAIIMGPILSFRGEDKVKGEWTVSALFVSDVDPGMLHYGNNESREATQKTFLKEHKGRQVWRFDMLIKQSNQPTKVQYMLAGLQQKWEFWVPAKGINPHIAYASCNGFSDPKYMKTVKSRNALWTDMSERHNLAIDFLESGDGTGDLPFSLLLMGGDQVYADSIWQEKECKPIYDWVNKPQNDRIKLSFTKIMQERVEDFYFNLYCDRWSQEEPAQMLASIPTMMMWDDHDIFDGWGSYPDEVNNCAVYQGIFASARDNFRTFQMQLAEAERPSWLVGGDNNFSFAQIAGDMAFAVFDMRSERTNDCVMSKAAWGGFQEWLDNLGEDDAKHLFIMSSIPVVHMDFSKLESILNAIPGQQELEDDLRDHWHSHPHKIERLDMIRNLLSFSRAKKTRVTFLSGDVHVAAVGAIKSMREGTNSVKNSNVMNQLTSSAIVHPPPPGIVVWAMNKLMNENEVVDRDITAELLNFRGADCGLVGSRNWLSIEQFNAHNLIAKWHLEETGKGAKPPPYSKVISACSSS
- a CDS encoding ABC transporter ATP-binding protein gives rise to the protein MSLLEIENLSVDFQTASGLFRAVDGVSLTVDGGEVLAIVGESGSGKSVAMLALMGLLPWTANVTADRLAFDGRDLKTIGDAERRTIIGKDMAMIFQEPGTSLNPCFTIGFQIKESLKIHVGGDNAEHHRRAAELLDQVGIPEPEKRLSAFPHQLSGGMNQRVMIAIAIACNPRLLIADEPTTALDVTIQAQILDLLVELQSKHNMALILITHDMGVVAETAHRVSVQYAGQQVEQQDIKGLFTNPRHPYTSALLEALPERSKGDYLPSIPGVVPGQGDFPEGCLFNPRCTHVTDLCRTTPPPVIDGVRCHTPLSGDVQ
- a CDS encoding ABC transporter permease subunit, whose product is MTENTAQATANSSNVPTSQLAEFWYYFSESKAAVIGLLFMIGIILVAIFADQIAPHEPSEQYREFFEVPPFWVEGGSSRFLLGTDYAGRDMLSRIIHGSRLSLVAGGIVVILCLSAGIIIGLIAASFRGWVETVIMRVMDTILAVPGLLMALVLVAILGPGLINAMIAISITYMPYFVRLTRASAITETSRDYVIASRVAGAGQIRIMVLAVLPNCMAPLIVQATLSFSTAILDTAALGFLGMGAQPPTPEWGTLIAENRDLMLSAPWTVTFPGLAILLAVLAINLMGDGLRDALDPKLKRS
- a CDS encoding ABC transporter substrate-binding protein, encoding MKKLLIGATLGLVLGTASVAQAKTLVFCSEGSPGGFNPSLHSAGTDFDASAQPIYNRLVEFEPGTTKVVPGLAESWSATPDGLSYTFKLRKGVKWHSNKNFTPTRDFNADDVLFSFNRQWKEDHPYNGVSGGKYLYFGWMDMGTALASIDKIDDYTVKITLNSPDAPFVSNLAMDFASILSAEYADKMASGDKERVDNDPIGTGPFEFVSYKKDAFVRFKAFDQYWEGKPKIDKLVFAITVDAQVRYQKLKAGECHIMPYPNPADIASMKKDKDINLLSQEGLNVGYIAFNAERAPFDDVRVRRALSMAINKQAILDVVYKGAGSAAKNPIPPTMWSYNDAVVDYPYDPKAAKALLAEAGAAGLDTDIWAMPVARPYNPNARRIAELVQADWAKIGVTAKIVSYEWGEYRKRIRAGEHGTAMLGWTGDNGDPDNFMFVLLGCEAAKSNAARWCNTRFDKLLRDAKLTSDQAERTKLYEQAQVVFKREAPWFTIAHSVQFRPVRKEVVGFKIHPLGSHIFKYVDLK
- a CDS encoding dipeptide ABC transporter ATP-binding protein, with protein sequence MSGPILQAEGLTRHYLIGQGMFGKTALVKALDGVDFTMEQGKTFAVVGESGCGKSTLARLLTMIEEPTGGRLLIDGVNVLDTASDKRAELRRTVQIVFQDPYSSLNPRKKVGAILEEPLKINTSMNAAERRQAAQAMMEKVGLRPEQYSRYPHMFSGGQRQRIAVARALMLNPRIVILDEPVSALDVSIQAQVLNLLTDLQNEFDLAYMFISHDLSVVRHVADEIMVMYLGHPVEKGSRDDIFNNPRHPYTRALLSATPKADPLAAKERIKLTGELPSPIDPPSGCPFHPRCPHVGDKCAESVPAIEDIAPGHEAACHYWRDI
- the parE gene encoding DNA topoisomerase IV subunit B is translated as MADLFEAVETKVAKTPPPAQPPKTGTSTKVKKPKDGGAYSAKDIEVLEGLEPVRLRPGMYIGGTDEHAMHHLVAEVLDNSMDEAVAGHASHITIDLAEDFTVTIGDNGRGIPVDSHPKFKDKSALEVILTTLHSGGKFSGKSYETSGGLHGVGLSVVNALSDRLSVEVARDKTLWTQSYSCGVPQSPLTNAGKVSNRRGTTIAFHPDPHIFGPRPRFRPETVFRMARSKAYLFRGVEIRWSCAEKLLKGDDAPPSSATLHFPGGLADYLAGTLDNRKTLTPATFSGEAKLNGSGGKAEWAIAWPIDEHDYFNSYCNTVPTPLGGTHENGMRGAITKGLKAYGELVSNRQASKITADDVLGGACIMLSVFITDPQFQGQTKEKLSTVEAQKLVENAVRDHFDHWLTGDPESAKALLERVIERADERLRKRSARETKRASATRKLRLPGKLTDCTSKTAAGTELFLVEGDSAGGSAKQGRDRKTQAILPLRGKTLNVASATDEKINANQELRDMTEALGCGTRDKYDEGALRYEKIIIMTDADVDGAHIASLLMTFFFKEMPELIEEGHLFLALPPLYRLTQGSKSEYARDDAHKDELMEKVFNGRGKVEVSRFKGLGEMPAKQLKDTTMDASKRTLLRVTMPPDHSDDDKIERRKTNRLVEDLMGKKPEKRFQFIQENAQFAEDLDV
- a CDS encoding ABC transporter permease subunit, with the translated sequence MILVPIFFGVTLVAFGFIRALPGDPVLALSGERTISAEKYTEMLIQFGLDKPLWEQYFDYIGGILHGDFGTSILTNRPVLDEFMELFPATMELGLFAMLFALIFGLPAGLFAAVKRGSIFDQGIMSVSLVGYSMPIFWWGLLLIILFSGMLGLTPVSGRLSFLYDVEPVTGFLIIDSLLGDEEGAFTSALHHLILPSIVLGTIPLAIIARQTRSAMLEVLGEDYVRTARAKGLSPLRVVGLHALRNALITVVTVIGLQVGVLLAGALLTETIFSWPGIGKWIIFSVFSRDYFAVQGGLVLIAMCIMTVNMIVDVLYGLINPRIRHNR
- the yciA gene encoding acyl-CoA thioester hydrolase YciA, with product MSKDSTDQTENNHGTLSIRTLAMPADTNPAGDIFGGWLMSQMDIAGGIAAHARAKGRVATVGIEAMTFHRPVKVGDVVCCYTDIIRVGRTSMTISVEVWTLKARDPSEKVKVTEGLYTYVALDEEGNKRSLPEA